In one Candidatus Woesearchaeota archaeon genomic region, the following are encoded:
- a CDS encoding DNA-directed RNA polymerase subunit B (DNA-dependent RNA polymerase catalyzes the transcription of DNA into RNA using the four ribonucleoside triphosphates as substrates. The beta subunit is part of the catalytic core which binds with a sigma factor to produce the holoenzyme), with translation MAGDIFFNDVFAGTCSNPKEFVENFKKARRAGEIDKICNAHFDEELGFVYIDSTPGRIRRPLIIVVDGVSKFTKELNDEVKSGKISFEDLVDMGVIEYIDTLEEEGAYFAFSDSELTLEHTHLEITPITMFGINTAQVPFLDFDEPSRLMRGQKTIKQAVGTYALNYLKRVETDRNLLINPQKPLVETFIYELLGLNHHPAGQNTTVAIMSFEGYNMEDGLILNKSSIERGLQRSFYYKKYSSSEIKYPGGLQDRIAIPSKDVKGYSAEIDYRYLEDDGIIYLGQAIKSDDILIGKISPPRFIEEIEGFGQMINLNVDSSLSLKEEEFGVVSSIHIIENVAGDKEVNVLLRTQRGPIVGDKFASRHGQKGVIGALIPQADMPFSENGIVPDLIFSPHSIPGRKTVSHVMEVLAGKVAALRGEVVDGNAFDGEKEEDLRKQLKEFGFESSGTEVMYHPKTGKRMEAQIYVGSLYYLRLKHQVENKIQARGTGPVQLLTRQPAEGRIRGGGLKLGEMEKDALISHGAALLLKERFSSDQTTALVCKGCGFLADPYMFNYRSKCPVCNTSKFDEVELAYAFKLFINELKSMGINPSFGTQDRFFE, from the coding sequence ATGGCTGGAGATATTTTTTTTAATGATGTGTTTGCTGGGACTTGTTCAAATCCTAAAGAGTTTGTTGAGAACTTTAAAAAAGCAAGAAGAGCAGGAGAGATTGATAAAATTTGTAATGCTCATTTTGATGAGGAGTTAGGTTTTGTTTATATTGATAGTACGCCTGGTAGAATTAGAAGACCATTAATTATTGTTGTGGATGGAGTTTCTAAATTTACTAAAGAGTTAAATGATGAAGTTAAGTCTGGAAAGATTTCATTTGAAGATTTGGTTGATATGGGTGTTATTGAATATATTGATACTTTGGAAGAAGAAGGAGCATATTTTGCTTTTAGTGATTCTGAACTTACTTTAGAACATACTCATTTAGAGATTACGCCTATTACAATGTTTGGTATTAATACTGCACAAGTTCCTTTTTTAGATTTTGATGAGCCTTCAAGGCTTATGAGAGGACAGAAAACTATTAAGCAAGCTGTTGGAACTTATGCTTTAAATTATTTGAAAAGAGTTGAGACTGATAGAAATCTTTTGATTAATCCTCAAAAACCTTTAGTCGAAACTTTTATTTATGAGTTGTTAGGACTTAATCATCATCCTGCTGGTCAGAATACGACTGTAGCAATTATGAGTTTTGAAGGTTATAACATGGAGGATGGACTTATTTTGAATAAATCTTCTATTGAGAGAGGTCTTCAAAGATCTTTTTACTATAAAAAATATTCGTCTTCTGAGATTAAATATCCTGGTGGACTTCAAGATAGAATTGCTATTCCTTCAAAAGATGTTAAAGGATATAGTGCTGAGATTGATTATAGATATTTAGAAGATGATGGTATTATTTACTTAGGTCAAGCAATTAAAAGTGATGACATTTTAATTGGAAAAATTTCACCTCCAAGATTTATTGAAGAAATTGAAGGATTTGGTCAAATGATTAATTTGAATGTTGATTCTTCTTTAAGTTTGAAAGAGGAAGAGTTTGGAGTTGTTTCTTCGATTCATATTATTGAGAATGTTGCAGGAGATAAAGAAGTAAATGTTTTACTTAGAACTCAAAGAGGTCCTATTGTTGGAGATAAATTTGCTTCAAGGCATGGTCAGAAAGGAGTTATTGGTGCACTTATCCCTCAAGCAGATATGCCTTTTTCAGAAAATGGTATTGTTCCTGATTTAATTTTCTCTCCACATTCAATTCCTGGAAGGAAGACTGTATCTCATGTTATGGAAGTTTTAGCTGGTAAAGTTGCCGCTCTTAGAGGAGAGGTTGTTGATGGTAATGCTTTTGACGGTGAAAAAGAAGAGGATTTGAGAAAACAATTGAAAGAGTTTGGATTTGAGTCTTCAGGTACTGAAGTTATGTATCATCCAAAGACTGGAAAAAGAATGGAAGCTCAAATTTATGTTGGTTCCCTTTATTATTTAAGGCTTAAACATCAAGTTGAAAATAAAATTCAAGCTAGAGGTACTGGTCCAGTTCAATTACTTACTCGGCAACCTGCTGAAGGTAGAATTAGAGGTGGAGGTTTGAAACTTGGAGAGATGGAGAAGGATGCTTTGATTTCCCATGGAGCAGCTCTTTTATTAAAAGAGAGGTTCTCTTCAGATCAAACTACAGCTTTAGTTTGTAAAGGTTGTGGTTTCTTGGCAGATCCTTACATGTTTAATTACAGGAGTAAATGTCCAGTTTGTAACACATCTAAGTTTGATGAAGTAGAGTTAGCATATGCTTTCAAGTTATTTATTAATGAGTTGAAGTCTATGGGTATTAATCCATCATTTGGAACACAGGATAGGTTTTTTGAGTAA
- a CDS encoding DNA-directed RNA polymerase subunit A': MAYRNKNITKRISSVKYSIFSPKDILKQSVVKVITPEIYDKYGFPVEGGLMDIRMGVIEPGLRCKTCGNNYKDCEGHFGHLELARPILNVLFIDPILRTLQSTCRECFRVLYPEEKIADAKQYLDDARGSMSSEKFAKFYTKFMANLNKVKTCPHCEAKQEGVKLDKSSVFVFSEGEKKRLLTTEIRFRFENILDSDLPLLNLVGLRPEWLLLTALSIPPVSMRSTITLQSGQRSEDDLTHKLTDIIRTNQRLHEHLLVGVPEAIIEDVWDLLQYHISTYMDNTITGLPPARHRNGDSLKSIAERIKGKKGLIRNNLIGKRVNYSARTVISPDPKLNLNEVGVPVEIARKLTVPESVTAENIDFLKSLVANGPLVYPGASYLRTNTGSKKKISTDIVELLLDEIEPGYIIERHLLDGDSVIFNRQPSLHKLSMMGLVVKVLPIKTFAINPGICKPFNADFDGDEMNLHAAQTLEARQEVERIMDVKHQLISPASGDAVIGCIQDSITGLYVMTKDTEYSREDALELLFSIGFREINRIKFGKKVTGREVFSVILPEGVNFIGESKSGQVIIKNSKLVEGVIDKKTIGDGGGTLLRHLHKNYGPDEVLRTVRYMFNLGIQVLAKKGFTISMGDFDVPKKLDDDIERINNEVYAKIDGLIEEFKTDKLERITGMTLKQTLEIKILQLLNSIRDDAMKIVKEDLDKNTGTMLMADSGAMGKVMSIVQMHTGLGQQALRGQRISRGYKERTLSCFKKGDIGPEARGYIKSALRKGLKPYEVFIGNITGRDGLMDTALRTPKTGYLYRRMATAMLDLIVSTDLSVRNEDGVVVQFKYGDDGIDVAKTVSGAFDVKGIIENTLGGKK; encoded by the coding sequence ATGGCATATAGAAATAAAAATATTACAAAAAGAATTAGTAGTGTGAAATATTCAATTTTTTCACCTAAAGATATTTTAAAGCAAAGTGTTGTAAAAGTTATAACTCCTGAAATTTATGATAAATATGGTTTCCCTGTAGAAGGTGGACTTATGGATATCAGAATGGGTGTTATTGAGCCAGGTTTGAGATGTAAAACTTGTGGTAACAATTATAAAGATTGTGAAGGACATTTTGGTCATTTAGAGCTTGCAAGACCTATTTTAAATGTTTTATTTATTGATCCTATTTTAAGGACTCTTCAATCTACTTGTAGAGAATGTTTTAGAGTTTTATATCCTGAAGAAAAAATTGCTGATGCTAAACAATATTTAGATGATGCTAGAGGCAGTATGTCTTCAGAAAAGTTTGCAAAATTTTATACTAAATTTATGGCAAATTTGAATAAGGTTAAAACTTGTCCACATTGTGAAGCAAAGCAAGAAGGTGTTAAATTAGATAAATCAAGTGTTTTTGTTTTCTCTGAAGGTGAAAAGAAAAGATTACTTACAACTGAGATTAGATTTAGATTTGAAAATATTTTAGATTCTGATTTACCTTTATTGAATTTAGTTGGACTTAGGCCTGAATGGTTACTTTTAACTGCTCTTTCAATTCCTCCTGTTTCAATGAGGTCAACAATTACTCTTCAATCCGGTCAAAGGTCTGAGGATGATTTGACTCATAAGTTAACTGATATTATTAGAACTAATCAAAGATTACATGAGCATTTATTAGTAGGTGTTCCTGAAGCAATTATTGAGGATGTTTGGGATTTATTACAGTACCATATTTCAACATATATGGATAATACTATTACTGGTCTACCTCCTGCAAGACATAGAAATGGAGATTCATTAAAATCTATTGCTGAGAGAATTAAAGGTAAGAAAGGTCTTATCAGAAATAATCTTATTGGTAAAAGAGTAAATTATTCAGCGAGAACTGTTATTTCGCCTGATCCAAAATTAAATTTGAATGAAGTAGGTGTTCCTGTTGAAATTGCAAGAAAATTGACTGTTCCTGAGAGTGTTACTGCTGAGAATATTGATTTTTTAAAGAGTCTTGTTGCAAATGGACCTTTAGTTTATCCAGGTGCTAGTTATTTGAGAACAAATACAGGTTCAAAGAAGAAAATCTCAACTGATATTGTAGAATTATTATTAGATGAAATTGAACCAGGTTACATTATTGAGAGACATTTACTTGATGGGGATAGTGTTATTTTTAATAGACAACCTTCATTACATAAATTATCTATGATGGGTCTTGTTGTTAAAGTATTACCTATTAAGACATTTGCTATTAATCCAGGTATTTGTAAACCGTTTAATGCAGACTTTGATGGAGATGAGATGAATTTACATGCAGCTCAAACTTTGGAAGCTAGACAAGAAGTTGAAAGAATTATGGATGTAAAACATCAATTAATTTCACCTGCTTCAGGTGATGCTGTTATTGGTTGTATTCAAGATTCTATTACTGGTCTTTATGTTATGACTAAAGATACTGAGTATTCTAGAGAAGATGCTTTAGAGTTATTATTTTCAATAGGATTTAGAGAAATTAATAGAATTAAGTTTGGAAAGAAAGTTACAGGAAGGGAAGTTTTTTCAGTGATTTTGCCTGAAGGAGTTAATTTTATTGGAGAGAGTAAGAGTGGACAAGTTATTATTAAAAATAGTAAATTAGTTGAAGGAGTAATTGACAAAAAAACTATTGGAGATGGTGGTGGTACACTTCTAAGACATTTACATAAAAATTATGGACCTGATGAAGTTTTGAGGACTGTTAGGTATATGTTTAATTTAGGTATTCAAGTTCTTGCTAAGAAAGGATTTACTATTAGTATGGGTGATTTTGATGTTCCAAAGAAACTTGATGATGATATTGAAAGAATTAATAATGAAGTTTATGCTAAAATTGATGGATTAATTGAAGAGTTTAAGACAGATAAATTGGAAAGAATTACTGGTATGACTTTGAAACAAACTTTAGAGATTAAAATTTTACAACTTTTGAATTCTATTAGGGATGATGCTATGAAGATTGTAAAAGAAGATTTGGATAAAAATACTGGTACAATGCTTATGGCAGATTCAGGAGCGATGGGTAAGGTTATGAGTATCGTTCAAATGCACACAGGTTTAGGACAACAAGCTTTAAGAGGTCAAAGAATTTCTAGGGGATATAAGGAGAGAACTTTATCTTGTTTTAAGAAAGGAGATATTGGACCTGAAGCTAGAGGATATATTAAGAGTGCTTTAAGAAAAGGTTTGAAACCTTATGAAGTATTTATAGGTAATATCACTGGAAGGGATGGTTTAATGGATACTGCTTTAAGAACTCCTAAAACTGGTTATCTTTATAGAAGAATGGCAACAGCAATGCTCGATTTGATTGTTAGTACTGATTTAAGTGTTAGAAATGAAGATGGTGTTGTAGTTCAATTTAAGTATGGAGATGATGGTATTGATGTAGCAAAGACTGTTAGTGGTGCTTTTGATGTTAAAGGGATAATTGAAAATACTCTTGGAGGTAAGAAATAA
- a CDS encoding DNA-directed RNA polymerase subunit B'', which produces MEYKELLKSYFKDNSIVESQIRSYNYFIEKRLKEIIMKFDRSNIPEYLLEVYDEVNLKIEDARLGSPVHIEVDGSITHLTPAVARLRGLTYSAPLYLTVSTLIGSQKDEFEVQIAKMPIMLKSDKCVLNGKSQDELIGLGEDPFEPGGYFIISGTEKVVVLIEDLALNKFFIDDIEAIEPLGRMFSERGVYKSLQEIKRLKDGSYIYTFGNFKNIPIFLLIKALGITKDKDIVELTEVTDSDVIFQMSGYSTITTNEEAIEFLSKKFNLVGSSKEKGDRVSFYLENFVLPHVGTSIDDRETKAKLICKLFKKYYKITNKQASLDDKDHFANKKVKLVGQLFEQLFVGNFNDLIVDILTNFQRMIKRGRFSSMKIIIREQLLTQKINSALAIGTWSDGRRGVAQYLKRENFFDMLSHLTRVVSPLSTSQENFNARELHPTHYGKLCPVETPEGHSIGLRKNLSLLATTTYESIDTEVIVEKLKSLGMNK; this is translated from the coding sequence ATGGAATATAAAGAGTTGTTAAAGTCTTATTTTAAGGACAATAGTATAGTTGAGAGTCAGATTAGGTCATATAATTATTTTATAGAAAAAAGACTTAAGGAGATCATTATGAAATTTGATAGGTCAAATATCCCTGAATATTTGCTTGAAGTTTATGATGAGGTTAATTTAAAGATTGAAGATGCTAGATTGGGTAGTCCAGTACATATTGAAGTTGATGGTTCGATTACGCATCTTACTCCTGCAGTTGCAAGGCTTAGAGGTTTAACTTATTCTGCACCGCTTTATCTTACAGTGAGTACCTTAATTGGTTCACAAAAAGATGAGTTTGAAGTTCAGATTGCAAAGATGCCTATTATGCTTAAGTCTGATAAATGTGTCCTTAATGGAAAATCTCAAGATGAATTGATTGGTTTAGGGGAAGATCCTTTTGAACCTGGTGGATATTTTATTATTTCTGGAACTGAGAAAGTTGTAGTTCTAATTGAAGATTTAGCGTTGAATAAATTCTTTATTGATGATATTGAAGCTATTGAACCTTTAGGAAGAATGTTCTCTGAGAGAGGAGTATATAAGAGTCTTCAAGAAATTAAAAGATTAAAAGACGGAAGTTATATTTACACTTTTGGTAATTTTAAAAACATACCTATTTTTTTATTAATTAAAGCCTTAGGAATCACTAAAGATAAAGATATTGTTGAGTTGACAGAAGTTACAGATTCGGATGTTATTTTCCAAATGTCTGGATATTCTACAATTACAACTAATGAAGAAGCGATTGAATTTTTGAGTAAAAAGTTTAATTTAGTTGGTAGTAGTAAAGAGAAGGGAGATAGAGTTTCTTTTTATTTAGAAAATTTTGTTTTACCTCATGTTGGAACTAGTATTGATGATAGAGAAACTAAAGCTAAACTTATTTGTAAATTGTTTAAGAAATATTATAAAATTACAAATAAACAAGCTAGTTTAGATGACAAAGATCATTTTGCAAATAAAAAAGTAAAGTTGGTTGGTCAATTATTTGAGCAATTATTTGTTGGAAATTTTAATGATTTGATTGTTGATATTTTAACAAATTTTCAAAGAATGATTAAGAGAGGAAGGTTTTCATCTATGAAGATTATTATTAGGGAGCAATTATTAACACAAAAAATTAATAGTGCTCTTGCTATTGGTACTTGGTCTGATGGAAGAAGAGGAGTTGCACAATATTTGAAGAGAGAAAATTTCTTTGATATGTTGTCACATTTAACTAGAGTAGTTTCACCTCTTTCAACTTCACAAGAAAACTTTAATGCTAGAGAGTTACATCCTACTCATTATGGTAAATTGTGTCCAGTGGAGACTCCTGAAGGTCATAGTATTGGTTTAAGGAAGAACTTGTCACTTCTTGCAACAACAACTTATGAAAGTATTGATACTGAAGTAATTGTTGAAAAATTAAAAAGTTTGGGGATGAATAAATAA
- a CDS encoding 30S ribosomal protein S15 yields the protein MARTHARVKGKSGSTRPVIADLSFVTVKKADVEKLVLELAKEDVKPSMIGLVLRDSHGIPSIKKMTGKSVGKILEDNKISVTTIPEDLSALVVRAKGLKKHLEMNTRDTHNKRSLQLIEAKIRRLSKYYKIKGKVPSNWRMN from the coding sequence ATGGCTAGAACACACGCAAGAGTAAAAGGAAAATCTGGTTCAACAAGACCAGTGATTGCAGATTTATCTTTTGTTACAGTTAAAAAAGCTGATGTTGAAAAATTAGTTTTAGAACTTGCAAAAGAAGATGTTAAACCAAGTATGATTGGTTTAGTTCTAAGAGATTCTCATGGAATTCCAAGCATTAAAAAAATGACTGGAAAATCTGTTGGAAAGATTTTAGAAGATAATAAAATTAGTGTTACAACTATTCCTGAAGATTTAAGTGCTTTAGTTGTTAGAGCTAAAGGATTAAAAAAACATTTAGAGATGAATACTAGAGATACTCATAATAAGAGAAGCCTTCAATTAATTGAAGCTAAAATTAGAAGATTATCTAAGTATTACAAAATTAAAGGTAAGGTCCCTTCAAATTGGAGAATGAATTAA
- a CDS encoding DUF5654 family protein, protein MRKDVVEKLAALITAAFGLVAALAWNDAIKSMFAEGGVLYSLASSGPWIYAILVTVLAVFAAIWIGNVAANATK, encoded by the coding sequence ATGAGAAAAGATGTAGTTGAAAAATTAGCAGCGTTAATTACTGCGGCCTTTGGTCTGGTTGCTGCTCTTGCATGGAATGATGCAATTAAGTCTATGTTTGCAGAAGGTGGAGTTCTTTATTCTTTAGCTTCTAGTGGTCCTTGGATTTATGCAATACTTGTAACTGTTTTGGCAGTATTTGCGGCGATTTGGATTGGAAATGTTGCAGCTAATGCAACAAAATAA
- a CDS encoding DNA-directed RNA polymerase subunit H: MEENISFLVPKHRKLSPQEITLLLEKHQLVGVVKLPKIKVKDPAISSMDVVIGDVIEITRESFAGVSKYFRVVIE, encoded by the coding sequence ATGGAAGAAAATATTAGTTTTTTGGTACCAAAACATAGGAAATTATCCCCACAGGAGATAACTTTACTATTAGAGAAACATCAGTTAGTTGGTGTTGTTAAATTACCTAAAATAAAGGTAAAAGATCCTGCAATTAGTTCTATGGATGTAGTAATCGGTGATGTTATAGAGATTACACGAGAAAGTTTTGCTGGAGTGAGTAAGTATTTTAGAGTAGTTATTGAATAA
- a CDS encoding DUF2227 family putative metal-binding protein, which produces MRKFNHLIMSFGLSLWILYFGFEYDLFFVLFGSFFVGFFSFLPDLDIKFIKKLDKFNKENFYFFSVFILPLKYIFRHRGITHSIWIPFILIYFGEFIFINFFLVLIFRIFYLSFFLHIFEDMFTVSGVELFYPFTFRFRFFKFSTNSHFDFWFFNLISFLLTLSFFVSFLAFF; this is translated from the coding sequence ATGAGAAAATTTAATCATTTAATTATGAGTTTTGGACTTAGTTTGTGGATTTTATATTTTGGTTTCGAATATGATTTATTTTTTGTTTTGTTTGGTAGTTTTTTTGTAGGTTTTTTTTCATTTTTACCTGATTTAGATATTAAATTTATTAAAAAATTAGACAAATTTAATAAGGAAAATTTCTATTTTTTTTCGGTTTTCATTTTACCTTTGAAATACATTTTCAGACATAGAGGAATTACTCATAGTATTTGGATTCCATTTATTTTGATTTATTTTGGAGAATTTATTTTTATAAACTTTTTTTTAGTTTTAATTTTTAGAATTTTTTATTTGAGTTTTTTTTTACATATTTTTGAAGATATGTTTACGGTTTCTGGTGTTGAACTTTTTTATCCTTTTACTTTTAGATTTAGATTTTTTAAATTTTCGACAAATTCTCATTTTGATTTTTGGTTTTTTAATTTAATTTCATTTTTACTTACTTTGTCATTTTTTGTGTCTTTTTTAGCGTTTTTTTGA
- a CDS encoding radical SAM protein yields MVGIKYVDLKVGYDCNNSCIHCVISDQRDRARELRGNENRGTQEFFDELLKSKENGCTAVTITGGDPTVRKDFHEIVKFSKEEGFRVLLQSNGRAFSSKKYLEKAFDYIDYYMIALHGSSAEIHDKITRAPNGFVQTIDGIKNILEVGGEIGIKVVISNINKDDLLNLLKFVDSLGVKYCNIAFPHANGDALKYFDEIVPYYKNIDLEIQSCIKFAKESGLKLEFEQILPCSLSLDYDLKFFSDMKIHTNFGEIKQLDETPGDWNSLRAGSKRKGKICMSCVYNKFCEGYWKEYVELRGFSEFRAIRKFDDEFKRIFLAKLKSWKD; encoded by the coding sequence ATGGTAGGAATTAAGTATGTTGATTTGAAAGTTGGGTATGATTGTAATAATTCTTGTATTCATTGTGTTATTTCTGATCAAAGAGATAGGGCAAGAGAACTTCGAGGGAATGAGAATCGTGGTACTCAAGAATTTTTTGATGAGCTTTTGAAGAGTAAAGAGAATGGTTGCACTGCAGTTACAATTACTGGTGGGGACCCAACAGTTAGAAAAGATTTTCATGAGATTGTTAAGTTTTCAAAAGAAGAGGGTTTTAGAGTTTTACTTCAAAGTAATGGGAGAGCTTTTTCTTCGAAAAAATATTTAGAGAAAGCATTTGATTATATTGATTATTATATGATTGCACTTCATGGTTCTAGTGCTGAAATTCATGATAAAATTACGAGAGCTCCAAATGGTTTTGTTCAAACTATTGATGGTATTAAAAATATTCTTGAAGTTGGAGGAGAGATAGGAATTAAAGTAGTTATTTCTAATATTAATAAAGATGATTTGTTGAATCTTTTGAAGTTTGTTGATTCGCTTGGAGTTAAATATTGTAATATTGCATTTCCTCATGCAAATGGAGATGCGCTTAAATATTTTGATGAAATTGTCCCATATTACAAAAATATTGATTTAGAGATTCAAAGTTGCATTAAATTTGCAAAGGAGAGTGGTTTAAAGCTTGAATTTGAGCAGATTTTACCTTGCTCTTTAAGTTTAGATTATGATTTGAAATTCTTTTCAGATATGAAGATTCATACTAATTTTGGTGAGATTAAACAACTTGATGAGACTCCTGGTGATTGGAATTCTTTGAGGGCTGGTTCTAAGAGAAAAGGGAAAATTTGTATGTCTTGCGTTTATAATAAATTTTGCGAAGGATATTGGAAAGAATATGTTGAGCTTAGAGGTTTTAGTGAGTTTAGAGCTATTCGAAAATTTGATGATGAATTTAAAAGAATTTTTTTGGCAAAACTTAAATCTTGGAAGGATTAA
- a CDS encoding RlmE family RNA methyltransferase — protein MTIPEYIKKRNKEQYFKQAKEKKVRARSYFKLKQLNEKYELLKEGHTIIDLGAAPGGWLQYIDETLKTGKIIGIDLLEIEKQKEFSEKIEIIEDDFNNIEEYLKEGEKFNLVLSDMAPEFSGNSQVDRGRTHKLNMITIEFCKKHLKQGGKLLFKSFEGEDLPNVKKKAKEIFEVVKEFKPKSSQQKSCETFMMCFNKLR, from the coding sequence ATGACTATTCCAGAATACATAAAAAAAAGAAATAAAGAACAATATTTCAAACAAGCAAAAGAGAAAAAAGTTCGTGCAAGATCTTATTTTAAATTAAAACAATTAAACGAAAAATATGAACTACTAAAAGAAGGACATACAATTATCGACTTAGGAGCTGCACCAGGAGGATGGCTCCAATACATCGACGAAACATTAAAAACTGGAAAAATAATTGGCATCGATTTATTAGAAATCGAAAAACAAAAAGAATTCTCTGAAAAAATAGAAATAATTGAAGATGACTTTAATAACATTGAAGAATACCTAAAAGAAGGCGAAAAATTTAATTTAGTCCTATCTGACATGGCACCAGAATTTAGTGGAAACTCACAAGTAGACAGAGGAAGAACCCATAAATTAAATATGATAACAATTGAATTCTGTAAAAAACACTTAAAACAAGGTGGAAAACTACTATTCAAATCATTTGAAGGCGAAGATTTACCAAATGTTAAAAAAAAAGCAAAAGAAATATTTGAAGTAGTAAAAGAATTCAAACCTAAATCCTCACAACAAAAATCTTGTGAAACATTTATGATGTGTTTTAACAAATTAAGATAA